One stretch of Actinopolymorpha sp. NPDC004070 DNA includes these proteins:
- a CDS encoding hydroxyacid-oxoacid transhydrogenase: MRDTEAGTPIDTRPDQQTGTPAGTPTGMETVFTWGGPALKFGVGAVAEIGYDVAQLGASRVLVLTDPGVAATGVPERVVGSLRAAGLEAELFTGVHVEPTDASIAAAVDFARDGGWDGFVGVGGGSAIDTAKAVDLMTSHPADLNDYLNAPIGRGLAPAGPLAPLVAVPTTAGTGAESTAVCVLDVLDLHVKTGISHPRLRPALAVVDPEVTLTLPPGVTAATGFDILCHALESWTARPYDAYPKRRPEERVAYCGANPVSDVWIRQTLPLLARSFRTAYRSGDDLAARTDMLQAALFAGLGFGNAGVHIPHACAYPIAGRVRDFRPAGYPDAEPMVPHGMSVVLTAPAAFRRTYGTNPERHLWAAHVLDPGTDQVADPSERLPAAITRLMRDTGMPNGLCEVGYAETDVADLVDGASRQHRLLSIAPIDVGDDVLADVLKESLTLW, from the coding sequence ATGCGGGACACCGAGGCGGGGACACCGATCGACACCCGGCCCGACCAGCAGACCGGCACACCGGCCGGCACACCGACGGGGATGGAGACGGTCTTCACCTGGGGCGGTCCGGCGCTGAAGTTCGGTGTCGGCGCGGTGGCCGAGATCGGGTACGACGTCGCCCAGCTCGGCGCGTCCCGCGTGCTGGTGCTCACCGACCCCGGCGTTGCCGCCACCGGCGTACCCGAGAGGGTGGTCGGCTCCCTGCGCGCCGCCGGCCTGGAGGCCGAGCTCTTCACCGGCGTCCACGTCGAGCCCACCGACGCCAGCATCGCGGCCGCGGTGGACTTCGCCCGCGACGGCGGCTGGGACGGCTTCGTCGGCGTCGGCGGCGGCTCGGCGATCGACACCGCGAAGGCGGTCGACCTGATGACCTCTCACCCGGCCGACCTGAACGACTACCTCAACGCGCCGATCGGCCGGGGCCTCGCGCCGGCCGGGCCGCTCGCCCCGCTGGTGGCGGTGCCCACGACCGCCGGCACCGGGGCGGAGAGCACGGCCGTCTGCGTCCTCGACGTCCTCGACCTGCACGTGAAGACCGGCATCAGCCATCCGCGGCTGCGGCCGGCGCTCGCGGTCGTCGACCCGGAGGTGACCCTCACCCTGCCGCCGGGGGTCACCGCCGCCACCGGGTTCGACATCCTCTGCCACGCGCTGGAGTCCTGGACCGCCCGCCCGTACGACGCCTATCCGAAGCGCCGCCCGGAGGAACGCGTCGCGTACTGCGGGGCCAACCCGGTCTCCGACGTGTGGATCCGGCAGACCCTGCCGCTGCTCGCCCGCTCCTTCCGGACCGCCTACCGGTCCGGGGACGACCTCGCCGCCCGCACCGACATGCTGCAGGCCGCGTTGTTCGCCGGGCTCGGGTTCGGGAACGCCGGGGTGCACATCCCGCATGCCTGCGCCTACCCGATCGCCGGCCGGGTGCGCGACTTCCGCCCGGCCGGCTACCCGGACGCCGAGCCGATGGTCCCGCACGGCATGTCGGTGGTGCTGACCGCGCCGGCGGCGTTCCGGCGTACGTACGGGACGAACCCCGAGCGGCACCTGTGGGCGGCACACGTCCTCGACCCCGGGACCGACCAGGTGGCGGATCCGAGCGAGCGGCTGCCCGCGGCGATCACCCGGCTGATGCGCGACACCGGCATGCCGAACGGCCTGTGCGAGGTGGGGTACGCCGAGACCGACGTCGCCGACCTCGTGGACGGGGCGAGCCGTCAGCACCGGCTGCTGTCCATCGCCCCGATCGACGTCGGCGACGACGTACTCGCCGACGTCCTGAAGGAGTCGCTCACCCTGTGGTGA
- a CDS encoding HAD-IA family hydrolase produces the protein MTHPRTDHEPASAPILRADALLLDLDGTLIDSTEALRRSWTTWAIEQELSQQDFARVLGHGLTSSAIVAALVPPERIAAAQARIDELEVEDVAGIVALPGAQAFVASLPTGRWTIVTSGNRAVAGARLRVAGIPVPDTLVSADDVRHGKPDPEPYLLGAKRLGIAPERCVVVEDAPAGLTAARAAGMATVAVTTHYEWAELDADLVVEDLQNVRVEVDGHALTISVADGA, from the coding sequence GTGACCCATCCCCGCACCGACCACGAACCCGCGAGCGCCCCGATCCTGCGCGCCGACGCCCTCCTCCTCGACCTGGACGGCACCCTGATCGACTCCACCGAGGCCCTTCGCCGCTCGTGGACGACCTGGGCGATCGAGCAGGAGCTGAGCCAGCAGGACTTCGCCCGGGTTCTCGGCCACGGCCTCACCTCGTCCGCGATCGTCGCCGCGCTGGTGCCGCCGGAGCGGATCGCGGCCGCGCAGGCCCGGATCGACGAGCTCGAGGTGGAGGACGTGGCCGGGATCGTGGCGCTGCCGGGCGCGCAGGCGTTCGTGGCCTCGCTGCCGACCGGGCGGTGGACCATCGTAACCTCCGGTAACCGCGCCGTGGCCGGGGCCCGCCTGCGGGTCGCCGGTATCCCGGTGCCGGACACCCTGGTCAGCGCCGACGACGTACGCCACGGCAAGCCCGACCCGGAGCCCTACCTGCTCGGCGCGAAGCGCCTCGGCATCGCCCCCGAACGCTGCGTGGTCGTGGAGGACGCGCCCGCGGGCCTGACCGCCGCGCGCGCCGCCGGGATGGCCACGGTCGCGGTGACCACCCACTACGAGTGGGCCGAACTGGATGCCGACCTGGTTGTCGAGGACCTACAGAACGTCCGGGTCGAGGTTGACGGCCATGCCCTCACCATCTCGGTGGCCGACGGGGCATGA
- a CDS encoding glycosyltransferase family 2 protein — protein MDPSVRHSRTATRPVARSGSSLHRRRGPGPDRAVRPDRGPRRGTRGHLVEHEEPLDVSVILPCFNEEQHVMAEIERTVAAMETSGYSYEILAIDDASTDDTLKVLRSAEDRFTRLRVIAFAMNGGSGTARRIGTQQARGDIVVWTDADMSYPNEQIPELVGVLEQDPTIDQVVGARTSEQGSHRFMRVPAKWMIRKIAEGLTNTRIPDLNSGLRAFRREVSLPYLRLLPAGFSCVTTITMAFLHNQHGIRYVPIPYAKRSGTSKFHFVKDAYRYILQVLRMVMYFNPLKVLMPPSLALLTLGSGKAVYDVVANPVRLASNTLLILLTGLIIASLALLADLIVRSRT, from the coding sequence ATGGATCCCTCCGTTCGGCACAGCCGGACCGCCACCCGTCCCGTCGCACGTTCGGGCAGCAGCCTCCACCGCCGGCGCGGCCCGGGGCCCGACCGCGCGGTGCGGCCCGACCGCGGTCCACGACGCGGCACCAGAGGCCACCTCGTCGAGCACGAGGAGCCCCTCGACGTCAGCGTGATCCTGCCCTGTTTCAACGAGGAGCAGCACGTGATGGCCGAGATCGAGCGCACCGTGGCCGCGATGGAGACCAGCGGTTACAGCTACGAGATCCTGGCGATCGACGACGCCTCCACCGACGACACGCTGAAGGTCCTGCGGTCGGCGGAGGACCGGTTCACTCGACTGCGGGTGATCGCGTTCGCCATGAACGGCGGCTCCGGGACGGCCCGCCGGATCGGCACCCAGCAGGCCCGCGGCGACATCGTGGTGTGGACCGACGCCGACATGTCCTACCCCAACGAACAGATCCCCGAGCTGGTCGGCGTCCTCGAGCAGGACCCGACCATCGACCAGGTGGTGGGTGCACGCACCAGCGAACAGGGCTCGCACCGTTTCATGCGGGTGCCGGCGAAGTGGATGATCCGCAAGATCGCCGAGGGGCTGACGAACACCCGGATCCCCGACCTCAACTCCGGCCTGCGGGCGTTCCGCCGCGAGGTCTCGCTGCCGTACCTCCGGCTGTTGCCGGCCGGATTCTCCTGCGTCACCACGATCACCATGGCGTTCCTGCACAACCAGCACGGCATCAGGTACGTCCCGATCCCGTACGCCAAACGGTCTGGCACGTCGAAGTTCCACTTCGTGAAGGACGCCTACCGCTACATCCTCCAGGTGCTGCGGATGGTGATGTACTTCAACCCGCTGAAGGTGCTGATGCCGCCGTCGCTGGCGCTGCTGACCCTGGGCAGCGGGAAGGCGGTGTACGACGTGGTCGCCAATCCCGTACGGCTGGCCAGCAACACCCTGCTGATCCTGCTGACCGGGCTGATCATCGCCTCGCTGGCGCTGCTGGCCGACCTGATCGTGCGCTCGCGGACCTGA
- a CDS encoding ABC transporter permease — MTETTGPTGTTGTTGTTGTTGHPDRAVNRRGRGVNPSLLAGGVLVALVVALALLSFLWTPHDPSRVDAAHRLLGPDGTYWLGTDKFGRDIASRLMVGARTTLFVGVVAVGVAALLGTPLGIWAGMSGGLVGGLLARVTDLAMAFPALLLAIMFGAVFGASTLTAMVAIGLATVPAYIRIVRAGTLSVLAREYVLAARAAGRRGPGIAVRHVLPNVAGLVIVQGSVSFAIAVLAEAGLSFLGFGTAPPTPSWGRMLQESQELLFVHPLLALWPGLAIMLGVLGFNLAGDGLRDRYDPRSAAR; from the coding sequence ATGACCGAGACGACCGGGCCCACCGGGACCACCGGGACCACCGGGACCACCGGGACCACCGGCCACCCCGACCGCGCTGTCAACCGGCGCGGACGCGGTGTCAACCCGTCCTTGCTCGCGGGTGGCGTCCTCGTCGCGCTGGTCGTCGCCCTGGCTCTGCTCTCGTTCCTGTGGACCCCGCACGACCCGAGCCGGGTGGACGCCGCGCACCGACTGCTCGGACCGGACGGCACGTACTGGCTGGGGACCGACAAGTTCGGCCGGGACATCGCCAGCAGGCTGATGGTGGGGGCGCGGACGACGTTGTTCGTCGGCGTGGTCGCCGTCGGAGTGGCCGCCCTGCTGGGTACTCCCCTCGGCATCTGGGCGGGGATGTCCGGCGGCCTGGTCGGCGGGCTGCTCGCCCGCGTGACCGACCTGGCGATGGCGTTTCCCGCGCTGCTGCTGGCGATCATGTTCGGTGCGGTGTTCGGGGCCAGCACGCTGACCGCGATGGTGGCGATCGGCCTGGCGACCGTACCCGCCTACATCCGGATCGTGCGGGCCGGGACGCTGTCGGTGCTGGCGCGCGAGTACGTCCTCGCGGCCCGGGCAGCCGGTCGCCGCGGGCCGGGCATCGCGGTGCGGCACGTCCTCCCCAACGTCGCCGGGCTGGTCATCGTGCAGGGCTCGGTGTCGTTCGCGATCGCCGTGCTCGCCGAGGCCGGGCTGTCCTTCCTGGGCTTCGGCACCGCACCACCCACACCGTCGTGGGGCCGGATGCTGCAGGAGTCGCAGGAGTTGCTGTTCGTGCATCCCCTGCTGGCGTTGTGGCCCGGCCTCGCCATCATGCTCGGCGTACTCGGCTTCAACCTCGCCGGCGACGGCCTCCGCGACCGCTACGACCCGAGGTCGGCTGCCCGATGA
- a CDS encoding ABC transporter substrate-binding protein produces the protein MGRIPRRSMIIGALVALTLTAACSAGSRTTGDSDHKAKGDTLSVGFIAEPVSLDFTRNDGAAIPQALLVNVYEGLVKLDARGKIVPLLASGWKVSPDRRTYTFTLRKGVTFSDGRPFTAQDAAFSINRVKTGWTTSLKAGMDVVQDARAASPTSLVVTLKRPSNQWLFAMTTRIGAMFSRTGVSKLATEPVGTGPYVLDHWDRGDAMVLKARKDYWGAKPAMRQVTLKYFKDPTAMNNAMRTGGIDVVSTVQAPENLAEFKDRSKYHVVEGTSNAEVVLSYNNAKPPLTDRRVRQALSYAIDRKAVLDTAWAGHGTLIGSMVPPTDPWYENLSGTYPYEPAKARRLLAQAGHPKLTLRLRIPNLPYAVAGAQVVKSQLADVGVTARIDVLEFPARWLDVVFTKADYDMSIIAHVEPRDITSWGNPDYYWRYDNPRVRTLLDQADAGTPAVQVAKMKQVARTITDDAAADWLFLLPNLMIADPAVRGLPTNVVSEAFDLTACSWARS, from the coding sequence ATGGGGAGGATCCCCCGGCGCTCGATGATCATCGGCGCCCTCGTCGCGTTGACGCTCACGGCGGCATGCTCGGCCGGCAGCCGCACGACCGGCGACAGCGACCACAAGGCCAAAGGTGACACGCTCTCGGTCGGCTTCATCGCCGAGCCGGTGAGCCTGGACTTCACCCGCAACGACGGCGCGGCCATCCCCCAGGCACTGCTGGTCAACGTCTACGAGGGCCTGGTCAAGCTGGACGCCCGCGGAAAGATCGTTCCCCTGCTGGCCAGTGGCTGGAAGGTCAGCCCGGACCGGCGTACGTACACGTTCACCCTGCGCAAGGGTGTGACCTTCAGCGACGGCAGGCCGTTCACCGCGCAGGACGCGGCGTTCAGCATCAACCGTGTCAAGACCGGCTGGACGACCTCGCTCAAGGCGGGCATGGATGTCGTCCAGGACGCACGGGCCGCCTCCCCCACCTCGCTGGTGGTGACGCTGAAGCGCCCGAGCAACCAGTGGTTGTTCGCGATGACCACCCGGATCGGCGCGATGTTCTCGCGGACGGGTGTGTCGAAGCTCGCCACCGAGCCGGTGGGCACCGGGCCGTACGTGCTGGACCACTGGGACCGCGGCGACGCGATGGTGCTGAAGGCCCGCAAGGACTACTGGGGCGCCAAGCCCGCGATGCGCCAGGTGACGCTGAAGTACTTCAAGGACCCCACCGCGATGAACAACGCCATGCGCACCGGCGGCATCGACGTGGTGAGCACGGTGCAGGCGCCCGAAAACCTGGCGGAGTTCAAGGATCGCTCGAAGTACCACGTCGTCGAGGGAACCAGCAACGCCGAGGTGGTGCTGTCGTACAACAACGCCAAGCCGCCGTTGACGGACCGCCGGGTCCGGCAGGCGCTGTCGTACGCGATCGACCGTAAAGCCGTCCTTGACACCGCCTGGGCCGGGCACGGCACGCTGATCGGGTCGATGGTGCCGCCCACCGACCCGTGGTACGAGAACCTCTCCGGCACCTATCCGTACGAACCGGCGAAGGCGCGGCGGCTGCTCGCGCAGGCCGGCCACCCGAAGCTGACCCTGCGGCTGCGGATCCCCAACCTGCCCTACGCCGTGGCCGGCGCGCAGGTGGTGAAGAGCCAGCTCGCCGACGTCGGGGTGACCGCGAGGATCGACGTGCTGGAGTTTCCGGCCCGGTGGCTGGACGTGGTGTTCACCAAGGCCGACTACGACATGTCGATCATCGCCCACGTCGAGCCGCGCGACATCACCTCGTGGGGAAACCCCGACTACTACTGGCGGTACGACAACCCGCGGGTGCGCACGCTGCTCGACCAGGCCGACGCCGGCACCCCGGCCGTCCAGGTCGCGAAGATGAAGCAGGTCGCCCGCACCATCACCGACGACGCGGCCGCGGACTGGCTGTTCCTCCTGCCCAACCTGATGATCGCCGACCCGGCCGTGCGCGGGCTGCCGACCAACGTCGTGTCGGAGGCGTTCGACCTCACCGCCTGTTCCTGGGCGCGGTCCTGA
- a CDS encoding glycosyltransferase family 39 protein: MAEPLPDAARGTADRAGAGTSTDPGGAAHEHVAIRPPQRDATGEAALMTLRRAVAVATDCLLGLTVVVVAVLYRLPPIPSDPINYLVAARNFPHHPVGAIEHQYLRIGLVLPLRLTYDLFGYSQVAYLVVPILAALLLVMSVHALGSLLFNRYVGVAAALLTLTNSVVFPDLTQPGPDVPAAALLVTAFVLALALRQRRPWPCATPRREVGVLLAIGGLLGWSYLCREYVVFCWPAVPLLLLHRLPWRRLLWIVVPLAVVAIGEAILGWLTFHDPLARLHASSSHGSGPPIATDYLDQARSWYLLRFPEILRSSPEGWWLRMTAVAAIAGTVFSRRLRFLGAWAALFFLPLVILGGWANPHAPMLRLYLPRYWVPLVPTLALACAGVTYLLLRYATHLLVRYVTATNPRGKWIARVAGMLTLLAVVVPVGVSQQARATNMSVPLNRAYAANGGTHFEQLRTWLAGHRSEVRTIWGEHRTLRIMGFFANSPAGTPVWKGHLRTWSKAGAKPASGDHVLLYSAYSDACQPCRLNVEHTLGIHPVRPPTSWHLVFTTGDRVVQLYRVG, encoded by the coding sequence ATGGCCGAACCCCTTCCGGACGCGGCCCGCGGGACCGCCGACCGCGCCGGCGCCGGTACGTCCACGGATCCGGGCGGCGCCGCTCACGAACACGTGGCGATCCGTCCGCCGCAGCGCGACGCCACCGGTGAGGCCGCCCTGATGACGCTGCGCCGGGCGGTCGCGGTGGCCACCGACTGCCTGCTCGGTCTGACGGTCGTCGTGGTCGCGGTGCTCTACCGGCTGCCGCCGATCCCGTCCGACCCGATCAACTACCTCGTCGCCGCGCGGAACTTCCCGCACCATCCGGTGGGCGCCATCGAGCACCAGTACCTCCGCATCGGCCTGGTCCTCCCCCTCCGCCTCACCTATGACCTCTTCGGCTACTCCCAGGTGGCCTATCTCGTCGTACCCATCCTCGCGGCGCTCCTGCTCGTCATGAGCGTGCACGCCCTCGGCAGCCTGCTGTTCAATCGGTACGTCGGTGTGGCCGCCGCACTGCTGACGCTGACCAACTCGGTGGTGTTCCCCGACCTGACCCAGCCGGGTCCCGACGTGCCGGCGGCCGCCCTCCTGGTCACCGCGTTCGTCCTCGCCCTCGCGCTGCGGCAGCGCCGGCCGTGGCCCTGCGCGACCCCGCGGCGCGAGGTCGGCGTCCTGCTCGCGATCGGTGGGCTGCTCGGCTGGAGCTATCTGTGCCGCGAGTACGTCGTCTTCTGCTGGCCGGCGGTTCCGCTGCTGCTCCTTCACCGGCTCCCGTGGCGGCGGCTGCTGTGGATCGTCGTCCCGCTGGCGGTCGTCGCGATCGGCGAGGCGATCCTCGGGTGGCTGACCTTCCACGACCCGCTGGCCCGCCTGCACGCCTCGAGCAGCCATGGTTCCGGGCCGCCGATAGCAACCGACTACCTCGACCAGGCCCGCTCCTGGTACCTCCTCCGCTTTCCGGAGATCCTGCGGTCCTCACCGGAGGGATGGTGGCTGCGGATGACGGCCGTCGCCGCGATCGCGGGGACCGTGTTCTCCCGGCGGCTGAGGTTCCTGGGGGCGTGGGCCGCACTGTTCTTCCTGCCGCTGGTGATCCTGGGCGGCTGGGCGAACCCGCACGCACCGATGCTGCGGCTCTACCTCCCGAGGTACTGGGTGCCGCTCGTCCCCACGCTCGCCCTGGCCTGCGCCGGGGTGACGTACCTGCTGCTGCGGTACGCGACCCACCTCCTGGTGCGGTACGTGACCGCGACGAATCCCCGGGGAAAGTGGATCGCGCGGGTCGCCGGGATGCTCACTCTTCTGGCTGTCGTCGTCCCGGTAGGGGTGTCCCAGCAGGCGCGGGCCACCAACATGTCCGTACCACTCAACCGGGCGTACGCCGCCAACGGCGGCACGCATTTCGAGCAACTCCGTACCTGGTTGGCCGGCCACCGGAGCGAGGTACGCACCATCTGGGGTGAGCACCGCACCCTGCGGATCATGGGGTTCTTCGCCAACTCCCCGGCCGGAACGCCGGTGTGGAAGGGACACCTTCGCACGTGGTCGAAGGCCGGCGCGAAGCCGGCGAGCGGCGACCACGTGCTCCTGTACAGCGCCTACTCCGACGCCTGCCAGCCGTGCCGGCTCAACGTCGAGCACACCCTCGGCATCCATCCGGTACGGCCACCGACCAGCTGGCATCTCGTCTTCACCACCGGGGACCGGGTGGTCCAGCTGTACCGGGTGGGCTGA
- a CDS encoding ABC transporter permease, translating into MVFRLLTRTGVFAGSVVAASVVVFAFMAVLPGDPARVALGVNATPRAVAALRRDFGTDRPLVAQYADWARGLFVGDFGVSYVTRTPIGPQVLDRLLVTLWLVGAAMVVAVLVAVPVGTVMAVHHRRLRGLALSALSQLGIAVPAFLTGVLAVAIFSVRLGWLPAGGWTPPAEDPGLFLRQLVLPAGALGLAQAAILARYVRTAVLDVLREDYLRTARAKGLTLGRALVRHGLRNAAIPVSTVLGLQLATLLVGAIVVERVFVIPGLGSLLLDGVANRDLLLVQGVVMVLVVAVLVVNYVVDVLYAVLDPRLRRAT; encoded by the coding sequence GTGGTGTTCCGCCTGCTGACCCGGACCGGCGTGTTCGCCGGCAGCGTCGTGGCCGCCAGCGTGGTGGTGTTCGCGTTCATGGCGGTGCTGCCCGGCGACCCCGCACGGGTGGCGCTCGGCGTCAACGCCACCCCGCGGGCGGTCGCCGCGCTGCGGCGGGACTTCGGCACCGACCGGCCGCTGGTCGCGCAGTACGCCGACTGGGCGCGCGGGTTGTTCGTCGGCGACTTCGGGGTCTCCTACGTCACCAGGACGCCGATCGGGCCGCAGGTGCTCGACCGGTTGCTGGTGACGCTGTGGCTGGTCGGCGCCGCCATGGTGGTCGCGGTGCTGGTCGCCGTACCCGTCGGGACGGTGATGGCCGTCCACCACCGGCGGCTGCGGGGGCTGGCGCTTTCGGCGCTGAGCCAGCTCGGCATCGCGGTACCCGCGTTCCTGACCGGGGTGCTGGCGGTCGCGATCTTCTCCGTACGCCTGGGCTGGCTGCCGGCGGGTGGCTGGACACCACCGGCGGAGGATCCGGGTCTGTTTCTCCGGCAACTCGTCCTGCCGGCCGGAGCGCTCGGCCTGGCGCAGGCGGCGATCCTCGCCCGCTACGTACGCACCGCCGTGCTCGACGTGCTGCGCGAGGACTACCTGCGCACGGCCCGGGCGAAGGGGCTCACCCTCGGCCGGGCGCTGGTACGCCACGGGCTGCGCAACGCCGCCATCCCGGTCAGCACAGTCCTCGGCCTGCAGCTGGCCACGCTGCTGGTCGGCGCGATCGTGGTGGAACGCGTGTTCGTCATACCTGGCCTCGGCAGCCTGCTGCTGGACGGCGTGGCCAACCGCGACCTGCTGCTGGTGCAGGGAGTGGTGATGGTGCTGGTGGTCGCGGTGCTGGTGGTCAACTACGTCGTCGATGTGTTGTACGCGGTGCTGGATCCGCGGCTGCGGAGGGCGACATGA
- a CDS encoding glycosyltransferase family 39 protein, protein MNPVTPDDDRTSAADASAAVTTKAGTTEAGTTKAGNEAEAARPGTETDAAPDMASPPRARDRARPLTPGLVASLLVDGAIAAVVAVVCVLYRVPPYPSDQLNYFDAATTFPSDPTYAAVHQFLRIGLIVPLRLAQEVFGYSQTAYLIVPVLAALLLVMSVHALGTLLFNRFVGVAAALLTLFSSLVFPDLTQPLPDLMATALLTAALVLTVALRQNRPWAAATRRRRITTLLAVGVLLGWSYLTREYIVFCWPLVPLLLARRVRVRQWLWIALPLAVVAVGETALNAVVFHDPLVRLRAAAEHGSAQPPASYDYIGRSPWWYLTRLPTILFTTPEGMFLKAAVAGIVVGALFSRRIFFLLVWALLFYVPLVMLGGLIDPEAPRLRIPKERYWLPLVPALLLAAAAGLWLLLDNRARAVPFLRDRTRLAAAVAGVATLVVAAAPAGLAQHARVRDMSGPPGQVNQTYAANGGTQWEMFRSWLDAHQGDVHTIWADRRSIRTVGVFTHPPIGGAFWHGRLRVLSAGARPAAGDHVLLYSAYSDVCWFCRRNEERLLGGRPLRPPANWHRVFGSRNRIVEVYQVR, encoded by the coding sequence ATGAACCCCGTGACGCCGGACGACGACCGGACCAGCGCAGCCGACGCCAGCGCAGCCGTCACCACCAAGGCCGGCACCACCGAAGCCGGCACCACCAAAGCCGGCAACGAGGCCGAAGCCGCGCGCCCCGGCACCGAAACCGACGCCGCACCGGACATGGCCTCGCCGCCGCGAGCACGCGACCGCGCGCGGCCGCTCACTCCCGGCCTGGTGGCCAGCCTGCTGGTCGACGGCGCGATCGCCGCCGTGGTGGCGGTGGTCTGCGTGCTCTACCGCGTGCCGCCCTATCCCTCCGACCAGCTCAACTACTTCGACGCGGCCACGACCTTTCCCAGTGACCCGACCTATGCCGCAGTGCACCAGTTCCTGCGGATCGGGCTGATCGTCCCGCTGCGGCTGGCGCAGGAGGTGTTCGGCTACTCCCAGACGGCGTACCTCATCGTGCCGGTGCTCGCCGCGCTGCTGCTGGTGATGAGCGTGCACGCGCTCGGCACCCTGTTGTTCAACCGGTTCGTCGGCGTGGCCGCGGCCTTGCTGACGTTGTTCAGCTCACTGGTGTTCCCCGACCTCACCCAGCCGCTGCCCGACCTGATGGCCACCGCCCTGCTGACGGCGGCGCTGGTGCTGACCGTGGCGCTGCGGCAGAACCGCCCGTGGGCCGCCGCGACCCGCCGGCGCCGGATCACCACCCTCCTCGCCGTCGGCGTACTGCTCGGCTGGAGCTACCTCACCCGCGAGTACATCGTCTTCTGCTGGCCGCTGGTGCCCCTGCTGCTCGCCCGCAGGGTCCGGGTGCGGCAGTGGCTCTGGATCGCCCTTCCGCTGGCCGTCGTCGCGGTCGGGGAGACCGCGCTCAACGCGGTGGTCTTCCACGACCCGCTGGTCCGACTGCGGGCCGCGGCCGAGCACGGATCGGCGCAGCCGCCGGCATCGTACGACTACATCGGGCGAAGCCCGTGGTGGTATCTCACCCGGCTGCCCACGATCCTGTTCACCACGCCGGAGGGGATGTTCCTCAAGGCCGCCGTGGCCGGCATCGTGGTCGGCGCGCTCTTCTCCCGGCGAATCTTCTTCCTGCTGGTGTGGGCGCTGCTGTTCTACGTCCCGCTGGTGATGCTGGGCGGGCTGATCGACCCGGAGGCGCCGAGGCTGCGGATCCCGAAGGAGCGCTACTGGTTGCCGCTCGTGCCCGCCCTCCTGCTCGCGGCCGCCGCGGGGCTGTGGCTGCTGCTGGACAATCGCGCCCGGGCGGTGCCGTTCCTGCGTGACCGCACCCGGCTGGCCGCTGCCGTGGCCGGCGTCGCCACCCTCGTCGTCGCCGCCGCCCCGGCCGGGCTGGCCCAGCACGCCCGGGTCCGCGACATGTCCGGCCCGCCCGGCCAGGTGAACCAGACGTACGCCGCCAACGGCGGGACGCAGTGGGAGATGTTCCGGTCCTGGCTGGACGCGCACCAAGGCGACGTCCACACGATCTGGGCGGACAGGCGCAGCATCCGGACGGTGGGCGTCTTCACCCACCCCCCGATCGGCGGGGCGTTCTGGCACGGCCGGCTGCGGGTGCTGTCAGCCGGGGCCAGGCCGGCCGCGGGAGACCACGTCCTCCTCTACAGCGCGTACTCCGATGTCTGCTGGTTCTGCCGGCGCAACGAGGAACGGCTCCTCGGGGGCCGGCCCCTGCGTCCGCCGGCGAACTGGCACCGCGTCTTCGGCAGCCGCAACCGGATAGTCGAGGTCTACCAGGTCCGCTGA